The Humulus lupulus chromosome 7, drHumLupu1.1, whole genome shotgun sequence region cctttgcctcaggcgccaccagatcctcttcacaatcagaggcatcaccatttcTGTCCACCATAGTCGACTCTCCAATGGTACCAGCTTAGGTTTTCCAGTCCATGGTTCGacacttcagtcaagccattATGACTTAGAACAATAACTTCtagcaaatgcaacaatttatgcaaAAAACAAATCCGAACATCCAAGTTCCACAATTTCATcttgtcaacttggacatgaatatgatatagTCCATGATGGAAAACTTTCCATGCTCGGGCCAATTTCCACCCCAGCAGCCACAACAACCACAACCACCACAATAGCCTGACgatgatgatgactttgggaTTAATTTAGATGACATTTTGTTTGGTTATATTATTcttttgaacttattaatattttgtgttttttattttattttggagactatactacttatgttttgttttttacattttggagactatactaattttaaattggttttattatttaattaataaatctgttttcttatttaattaaataaattggttttatttatttgtttagttaatatttaaaattttattaaataaattttaattaatataattaattatttaaaaaaaaaaattatatacctacagcgacgaccTGTCGTTCGCAGTAGGGTGGTTGCTGAACACGAAAATATGAGATTTCGTGACTCTACGGCGACAAAATGTCGTCGCTGAAGGCATATAAACCTACACACTTTACAGCGACAACATATCGTCGCTGTAGATGTTGGCGGTTGAcggacctacagcgacgacatgtggtcgctgtaggagtttttgaaattcaaattttgtaccacctacagtgacgacatgtcatcgcaatatcccagtccaaccAAAAAAAGGGATTTCCTACTGCAACCGGCATGTTGTCGCTATAGTAAAATACTACTGTGACGACTGCGTTTTGTCATCGTTGTAGGTCGCTACACATACGAACCTACATCGATGTCATTTTGGTGACAATATGTCGTCATAGTAGATCTACAACAGTGACTTCTTGATCCACAACGACGATAAAAGTTGTcgttgtagagtctttttcttgtagtggtggCTTTTGGGTTTGTAGATGGTCGGACTAGGTTATAGAGCAAGAATTTATGCATTTGGATAGTGAATTAGtaaattaaatatgagattgaatgTTTGTTGTTACAAGATAGTTAGAACAGGAGATTAAAAGTTTggatattgaattttttttaatagatttttagtttatttttggaTAAATTTCATCTTAGGTTGTTGTGTCGTGAAATGCTTTGTATATGATGGTGTTGTTCAAATCTGGGTTATGGTGATGAAGAACACAATGGgcagagaaggagaagaagaaaagaaaaaaatgtttttattttaacttttttattatttttatttttaactgatttaaatatttgtttttgttattttttaaaagttaaatgtattttagttaattttttctattttaaattcaatttaaattatttaaaaaaatgataaggTGGATCAATCATAATACACCACTTGTGCACCCAGTTAGCGTTTAACAAAACTGATATAGTGGGTACCAACAGAACCCGACAAAAGTAGACATTGGGTACTTTTTCTACAAAAAAAAAGGTGGTTACTAATTCACAGGtttttaaaaatatttggcaCTTTTGTTGCTAATTtcccttatatatataaatttatactaAATATTATTCATAATACAAAATTTGCTAAGTATATCATTCATTATGTTTATTAAGAGCACTCACAATAAatgatataaaataaatatagtttCAAAGTATAAAacaaaatggtaaaaaaaaaagcACTCGAATggatattctatttttttttttttacctttagCTATAGTGTCTTCTCTATACTTaaatattcttatttataattcaaacattttttaataatatatttccCATTTCTTATTCTCTTATTCTCTAATCTcttctcattattttattttttaattaataaaaaatataatatttaaataatttagaaaaaaaacaaGTCAAtgtaaaaaaatgagatttttgtgatgtattttgaaaaataaagtaGAAAAACTATTAAAAGtgctataaaaaaattaattttggtgagctaatataatccttaatcaaaattaagaatttttttccAAAATCATCCATCTCACACTTTATATTTTTCTCTACCTATCATTGTTTGTCACGAACAAAAAGGAGTATCTGTTAGGCCCGAAAAATAGTTGACCTGGGCAAGAACTCAATTAAACGTAGTTATTGGGCCTAAAGCTTTTGGCTTGGCCCAAATAACATTTTTATAGACGATCAATACGGAGTGTTTAAGTAAATGAATTCATGTAAGTTCAGAAGCCAAGGTTCGGGGCGGAAAGTAATAGATAGTCTGCCAGCGAAAGTTGTAAAGAGTATcgttaataattaaatatatttgacCTATGCGAGAAGAGGAGGAAGTAGAGGCGGGAAAGTTGGTTACATTTTAACCAATCAAATACTCCCACTCACTTCGAACCTTTTCTCAGAATATCTATAAATAGTCGATGATTTGAACAACAAAGGCATCTGATTTTTCTGGCAACATTACTTTGCTTGAAtaaacactcatctgatttaaGCATCAAGAGTTTTCTTGTAGGTAACCACAAGACACTTTGTTCACTTTGGAGATTCAAGATCCAAATCAGAGAAGAGAGCCAAAGTGACCAGAGAAGAAAGATCAATTTACCAGATTACCTCGACAAAATTTTTGACATCAACAATTGACACCGTTTGTGGGAACGAAAAGTTTCAAGAAACAGTTACCAACAGTTCCCAGCTAATAACCGTGTGACTTAACGAAGAAGAAGAAGTCATCACTTTAATAACCACCACCTTAGCGTTGACTAACACAACAGACATCAACAAACAACTGAAGCGGATGTGCAAACTGATGGAAGCATCGCACCAACGTTCTGAATGAGCGATCAAAACTTTGAAGGAAACCCAAGAAAAGTTGGAAGTTAAAATGATGACACTTCGGAAATAAAACACAGAATTGAAAAACATAATCCCTTCTCCGTCAAAAGAACCAGTACCTGTCCAAGTTCTGGAAAATGACGATGATGATCTTGATCTGAATACACTTCCCAACGGCCATGCCGCCGACGAACGTGTACATGCAGGAGCACAACCTGTTCGCCAAACTGAAACTCACGCTACTATGAACCAGGATTACCGCTAACAAGGTTCTCAATGCCAAAATCAAGATCGTGAAACTTCCCACCACCAGATGGGCCTGACTGAATGTGCCGAGAATGAAACCCGAGATGTTCTCAAGAACCAGTAAAAGTTTAAATACTATGCCTCACAAGGAAATCCTCTACCGGAAGGTTGGAAAGAAGAGATGATGAAAGAAGTCTTGCAGAAGTTCTCAGAAGGAAGGTCCTCCTACCAAATGGAAGTCGCAGATTTGTCCATGAGAAGAGCTGACAAGACTCTGTTTACAGATTGGATTGTGCAAGAGCCAAAGCCAAAAGACTTTGTCATACCAACCCTGCCAGCTTTCAACGGAAGAGGCGATCCCTTGGATCATATCTTTCAATTTCAACAAAAGATGTCCCTAGTATTAAATAATGAGGCCATTCACTGCAAAGTCTTCTCCACCACATTCACTGTTCCTTCGCTTCTATGGTTCAGGCAACTTCAACCATGTTTTATCAATAGCTTCAACGATTTTAGAAGGCAATTCTTGCAACAGTACAGGGCTAATCGAGAAGCACCTAAAACTATGGGAGATCTCTATCACATTGAACAAGGTGAAAATGAACACCCCCAAGCATACCTTCAACGGTTTATGGATTTGGTACACCAAATCCATAATGTTGACACTGTCATTGCTGCAAACTTGTTTATCAAAAACCTGCAAGTTGGTACACTATTGTATGAAAACCTCACTTTAACCCCACTATATGATCTAGCCGATATAAAAATCAGAGCAGAAGGTGGCTTCCATGTCCTAGAAGCAAGAGACCACACACAAAAGAAGTTGGCATTGATTTTAGTCCTAGTTGTCAATAACCCACCTTTGCCAACCACAAAGGACAAGCGAAAGTCCACCAATTTTAACCAAGAAAAAGGCTCAAAGAGATCCAAGAACAGGGGGGAGCGCTACGTTACTCGTATTTCGATTTCAATACCCCTCGAGAAAAGATCTGTGAAGAGAACAAAGACTGCCAAATTTGGTGAACCCATTCAAGATGTAGTCTCCAACCGACCGAAAAGACAAGAACATATATTGCATATTTCACAAAGATCATGGCCATACAATATCTGAGTGTAAGAGTTTGTACGGACAGATCCAAATGCTCATGAGAAATGGGAAACTTACCCAGTACATTAAGGGATCATCTCTTACCAATCCACTTCCTCCAGCAACCCCGATAACCACACAACCCGCTGCACCCATACGACCCGTAGAGGCAGCACCCACTGAAACAAGTCCTCATGATTCATGGGATAGTTAAGCTAACTCATGAAGATGAATGAAAAGCCAAAAATTTGAAACGTATGGAAGAGCATGTCAAAAGCTACAAATCATTGGGACACACCATCAACTTTATATCACCTGAGGATCGCTTCTACCCCTTATCTCCAATTACTTTCACTGAAGTGGATCTGCGTTGCTTACAGCTTCCACACGATGACCCGCTAGTGATTAAGCTCCAGGTTGAAAAGTGCATACTAGGATAGGTCCTGGTAGACGGCAGAAGTGGCGTGGACATCATATTTTGGGAAGCCTTCCAAATGATGGGCCTCGATGAATCCCATATTTGACCCTCAACATTTCTTGTTCTAGGCTTCAACATTTTCAAAGTATACCCAAAAGGCGCAATTAAAATTTGGGTCTACGTAGCAGAATGCACGTTAGAAGTCAATTTCGTTGTCATAGATTCTCAAACAAGTTACAACGCTATCATGGGTAGAAGTTGGATCCACAAAATGCAAGGAGTCGTATCCACTTTACACCAAGTAATGTGCTGCCAATCCCTTGATGGAAGCTACACCATTGATATTAAGGGATGCCAGAAACAAGCGAGGAAATGTTTTATAACTATGAAATAAGCTATTGACACACCTTCAACAAGCACTTTTTCCCAAAACTATCAATAtcaattaatgggaaaattaccAACATTTCTTCAGGCCATCAAAAATGAGGATTCTTTAGAGCATAATCTCACTACAGTAGATGAACTTGAAGAAATTTATCTAGACGCCCGTGACAAAAGCAAAACACTGCCGGTAAGTGCCCGCTTACCCAAAGAAGAGAAAATATTGCTCATCAACTTTCAAAGAAACACAACAATACTTTCGCATGGACTCCACAAGACATGCCAGGTATCGACCCTTCGGTTATGACACATTGCCTTAACATTTCCAAAGACTTCCCAGCAGTAAAATAGAAGCAACGACTGTTCGCATCTGAAGTCAACCAAACAATCCAAGAGGAAGTCGACCGATTGCTACAAATTGGGCTATAGAAGAATGCTTGTATCCAAATTGGATAGACGATTTAGTGATGGTTCCAAAGAAGAATGATAAGAAGAGAGTATGCATCGATTACAtaaacctcaacaaggcttgcccaaaaGATAACTACCCTTTGCCAAAGATCGATCAGATGATTGATGCAACGACCGGATATGAACGCATAAGCTTCCTtaacacatattcataatataataaaatccccATGTACAAAGATGACCGCATCCACACAACGTTTACCACAGAAAAGTGACTCTACTGCCATAAATTCATACCCTTTGGACTAAAAAATGTAGGAGCTGCCTATCAGAGGTTCATGAACAAAATCTTCACCAATCAACTAGGTCAAATAATGGAAGTACACATTGACGCTATGGTCATGAAATATAAGCATCTCTCATATCACATCCAAAATTTGACAGAGTATTTTTGTAACGTCCCCAAttccctaataagacttagtgtcttgattagggggccaggtgattaggaggccaggagggcaataactggattaattatgtgtttatatgattatatgcatgttataAGAATTATGCGAGTTATAATATGATATGACTACTatagcatgtttaggtgtattaagcatgcgtgtgggcctgtttcttataagaagggtatttttgtaattttgacccgttgagggtatatttgtaaatatatgtgttttaggattgagaccgcattattatgtggatatatttgagttattcggcctgaggcgatcctagtgagctagTTAGTGGTTCAATCACAAcaaggtcaaatacccgactcggggtgagcctaggggtattttgataatttagtacattatcgagatttatcgggtaatgggaagttatttggtgattacttggggatattggaattaattgaGAAATATGGTGTTAATTAAGATTGGCAGGAAATGGcggcaaaagaccattttgcccttgagggcattaaggAACTAAGTAAAAGCTAGGGGTGTTTTGGTCTTTTCCCTAACCTTGGATAGACTTAAGCTAGTAGAAGCCTTCAAAAATCAGCAAAAACACTCAGTAAtcctcccattttctctctcttgttttctctcCCTCCCTCTTAGTGTGTTAAGTTCTTTGAGTTTTTGAGGAAAATTGGCCTGGGAAATTGAAGGTTTGGAGCTAGGAATTGGATTAGGAGAAACTTAGGATTGTAATTACACAACTGAGGAAAGGTTTAATCTATGTTTTATTGTGATTTTCTGGTTAGTTTCTTTGTGTTCTTGAGCGTAGAAGCTGAAGATGGGATTTTAGGTTTCAataaagttttaatgaagttagaGCTGTTATATTGTTGCCTATGATGTGTTTTTGAGAGTCCTAGTCTTGGAGCATCACGGTGTGTATGAACTCAAGGGCGTTTGGGGTTCTTTTGAACCACCATAGTGCCGCGACGCATGTCCAATGAAAATAGGGCTAGGGCTCTCTGCTTTGGGGCGCACTGCTACCCTTAAGGGGTTTGCCGTGGCTCTAATGGGAAAGCATGACCAAGTAAGGTTTTGAATTGTGGGGACTgaaacctaagggctcaagaaggattctactatctgctttagtagaatttgaggtcccggaggctaggactcggtccgaaagcctttatttacttgatattgatggatatccttaattatggttatgactagggtaccgctagggctcggaaggggatcgtgctcgagggtcatttttaTTTAGCCAGTGCttggactagaggtaagaaaattgcaccctgggtTATGATTAGGACTCGGGCccttgtgaatgagcatgattatgattatgcctttgattgtttgattaagcatgcttgaatgctctgtatctggataattgttaaatgatttatgcttgtctgtattatttgattaaaaggcttgacttataagttaagggcgacaatagcgcgttGAGAGCTAGCCGAAAGGgtagacttataagtcaagggtggtaATAGCGCGTTAAATACTGGtcaatatggttaggcctatccagGAGCGTGGTATATGCTTGACCCTATGGTTGTTTGGAAAATAATGCACCGGGTACGCTTGGTCAACCCCAAGGCTAATTATATAGAGGATATGGAAATGGGCCCTAgggtgactctacagtcacttagcctagggcaatgggccctggggtgactctaCAGTTACTTATATAGGGCAACAGGCCttggtgtgactctatagtcacttatctggattgaatgcatgcatgaatataattattattgctaggcatgctaattatgattctatAGTATGTTATTAActatttatgagcatgtttaagttttcttgctgagcctcggctcacgggtgctatgtggtgcaagtaagggaaaatgGAAGCTAGACTAGCCATGCATTGTAGAGCTTCaatggtggtgtgtacatatgcagcttgctcgaccaccacgaccgaggattcacaaaggaactagggttaagcccTAATTTTTCTGCTTAGGCCTACTTGTGTGTAACCACCCTTTTTGGTTGTAAAtgactttgtaaatgtttattttgggatcccatgtacgaacttaagcttttaatgaaagtaaatattccTTTGGCTGAAATTTTACACCCTAATCCGTTAATTACTTCTAGTAAcacatttatgtccaaatgacttgattagcaagtccagcactatttatagtacacaatgtaatggtcttggctatccagggcgttaccaTTTTGTTGTTTTAGATCGCTTTCAAATGAAGTTAAACCCGACAAAATGTGCCTTCGACATTTCTGCGGGTCAATTCTTGGGGTACGTCATTAGAAGAAGAGGAGTTGAAGCTAATTCCACTCAGATTGCATCTTTTTCAGAAGTTCAAGAACCACAAACAGCTCGGGACGTACAAAACATTACTGGGAAGATTGTAGCATTAAGTTTCTTCATCTCTAGAATGTCAAATAGGTGCCAACCCTTCTTTCAAAGCATCAAAATATCAACAAGCACACTTTGGGGGGATGaactgataaacgagttttaggctagtttatggtctagttttaggATGGTTTTCATAagtttaggattattttattgcagaattatgtttgtttgttcatgtttcaggttttccatGATAAGTTGGTGAAAAGGAGTGGAAGTGGAAGAAAATATAGATAAGTTGGAGAAAATCTTGTTTTTCGGGGTCGATATGTGCGGGTTTTGACGCTGTCAATAGTGCTACGACATTATCAAAGGAGCGCCATAGTGCTAGGAAGGATATGAAGGAGTTGATCGATTCTGGaagtggcgccccagcgctacaaagaCAGTGCCCCAGCGCTATCAAGAACTGAAAggcagcgctacagtgctacatggagggcgctacaacgctagtgaattttttttaggcgttttggctctgactttagcgctacaacgctccaGACACTGCGCTGTATACGCGTTTTGCtgattttaaaccactttttgaagggaaaaatggtctattcacttgggaatcttggaagactatttaaggaacattattATGCGATTTTGGAGAAGAGTCTCAGTTTTTAAAAACCATAGATTAGAAGAGGCTGCTGTAATTAGTTTTCTATTTCATCTGAATTATTTAGGTtgattttatgaacaattatttgcagtttatttccatcatgttatttatgaactaatttcttttatctaggaattaatatagtcactgggatttctatttaattttattatgattttctattgatacttattttctattctaatctatatgatgtttgtttaatgttagtaaatacttgatcactatttacttgatttaatggttttgattcaaaattcgaaagatgagaattgaatatgctatcattgtatagacataggttgcatattggacgaaagtacctatatgacttgtgtagtaattaggtttccatgtttaatgccttctatatgttcaagtttatcatagaaatgtagaaaacctgcatatagattgagatcttatatcttgaaaaagaataggaatcgactatattaacctgctattagaatagaaagaagagatttagaattgattattaaaattaatagaatgaacagttgatgaaattaattcctaggttttttttattgatttttaattaagtgtttcattgttttgtttccagttctttaatttttgtttatagtttattgtatttcttttacctttaattattcacttaaattttaattcaccaaatataatttgaaaatcaattagtgatAATTGgaagatagtctctgtgggacgatatccatttactacttgacacgactacgtatacttgcgtatagattttcacgatcaagtttttggcgccgttgctggggacTTATATTCCAATATCATCgttaattgttatttgttctaatttggttattttatttctgttaacatttatttggatcaagATTCTATTGTGTCTCAGGACttgttggtatatgcgaagcaATAGATACAAGGAGATTATACCAATCGATCTAGAAATTGAAAGAACGTGTAGACAAAACAGGAAAACAAAGAGGAGATTGGAGTTTACCATGGTTGACAATTTGGGAAATGGTGCTAATAATGGCCAAGGGGTTGCAGAGGTTCAAAGGGAGCAAGGACCAAGAACtttgagagattatgtacttcctactgttacaggagtgcattcatgcattagacctccaaccattgctgcaaaaatttttgagattaagccagcaaTCCTCCAAATGGTCCAAACAACTATTCAGTTTGGAGGCATGCCAATGGAGGACCCCAATTTACACATAGCAAATTTTTTGGAGTTATGTGCTACgtttaagatgaatggggtgagcgaTGATGCTATAAGATTAAGGTCATTCCCATTTTCACTGAGGGATAGGGCAAAGAGTTGGCTAATATCCTTACAAGCGAATtctatcactacatgggaggagttagctcagaagttccttgccaagttctttcctctAGCAAAGGCTGCAAAACTAAGGGgagaaattaataatttttatcagatggatggagagtcactgtatgattcttggagcgctttaaggagttgttaaggaagtgtccacaccatggaatagaaaagtggatgttggtgcataatttttacaatgggttgAATGGAACAACGAGAACAATCATAGATGCTCTGGCGGGAGGTGCTTTTATGagtaagagtgctaatgaggcgtatgagctattagaggagatggcgatgaataattaccaatggccaactaaaaggggacaaccaaagaaggtggctggaatgATGGAATTGGATGCCATATCAATGCTTATAGCTCAAGTAGCAGCTTTGACAAAACAATtacaaaagactacactcccatctcaagctatgcaagttcaaaacCCATGTGAATTGTGTGGAAATACCCATCCACCCAACCAATGCCCTGCTCTAGatatgaataacatgcccatggaagaagtacAAGCTATAGGGAAATACCTAAGACAACCCAGTAATCCAAATTCCATGACCTACACCCCAGCTTGGAAgaatcatcctaatttttcttgGTCCAATACTCAAAATATCCAACAACCTTACCCTCCACCTCAGCCACAATATCAACCTCCACAAAATAGAACACCATATCAACAACATGCACACCAACACCCTCCACCTGGATATTATCAACCTTAAAATATACCACAACAAATGCCAATGAAACCAGCTGAACCTCAACCTGATGTACTTAACCAATTCATGAATGAAACCAGGGCGTCCATAAGGAGTTTAGAGACTCAAATAGGGCAGTTGGCTACTTTAATGTCaaatagagctcaaggaaatttgcctagcactacagaagttaatcctaaagaacAGTGCCAAGCTATTACATTGAGGAGTGGAACGAGGTATGAAGGACCAAAGAAGAATcagtcagaagaagaagaaggtcagAAGGGAAATGCACAAGGTAAAGAAGAAAAGAAGTTTAATGATgaaaaggttactgaagaccgTAAGAAAGAAGAGGAGACACCACCTGTGAGTATTGAGCATCATGTTAAAATTCCATATCCACAAAGACTTCGTAAGCATAATTTAGATAAATagtttgcaaagtttttagaggtgttcaagaagctacatatAAATATACCGTTCGCAGAAGCATTAGAACAAATGCCCAGCTATgtaaagtttatgaaggagattctgtctaATAAGAGAAAGATGGGTGATTATGAAACAGTGGCGTTAACGGAAGACTGTAGTGCGATTTTGCAAAggaaacttcctcaaaagttacgagatcctgggagttttactattccatgcacgattggggagtttgaatgtaagcatgcactTTGCGATTTGGGGGCCAATATTAATTTAATGCCTTTGTCAGTATTTCGTAAACTTGGTTTTAGGTGAAGCTAGGCCAACTACAGTAACATTGCAGCTGGCTGATAGATCTGTGAAGCATCCACgtggtattatagaagatgtattggtaaaggtggataagtttatatttctagctgattttatagttcttgatatggaggaggatgagaatgttcctattattttggggagaccatttttagcaactgggcGAGCATTGATAGATGTGAAAAAAGGAGAGTTAAAGCTGAGACTTCAAGGGGAAGAATtagtatttaatgtgtttaaggcta contains the following coding sequences:
- the LOC133791606 gene encoding uncharacterized protein LOC133791606, with the translated sequence MMKEVLQKFSEGRSSYQMEVADLSMRRADKTLFTDWIVQEPKPKDFVIPTLPAFNGRGDPLDHIFQFQQKMSLVLNNEAIHCKVFSTTFTVPSLLWFRQLQPCFINSFNDFRRQFLQQYRANREAPKTMGDLYHIEQGENEHPQAYLQRFMDLVHQIHNVDTVIAANLFIKNLQVGTLLYENLTLTPLYDLADIKIRAEGGFHVLEARDHTQKKLALILVLVVNNPPLPTTKDKRKSTNFNQEKGSKRSKNRGERYVTRISISIPLEKRSVKRTKTAKFGEPIQDVVSNRPKRQEHILHISQRSWPYNI